One window from the genome of Myxococcales bacterium encodes:
- a CDS encoding response regulator transcription factor codes for MKILLVEDEPRLLELLAEALRDAGHEVRACASAETALLTVQQEGPFASMLIDWVLPGIDGLTFLSMRRQGGDHTPALIMTARGTVAERVQGLTLGADDYLVKPVAIEELLARIDAITRRHAQQSVGVATITTLGDLTIKGESRALRGPRGEQLLSSREFELFTELATKRHEVISRQALRDAVWGKWISGSANVVDVYVGYVRAKIALTGSRRVVIETVRGSGYSLRVLDEAL; via the coding sequence ATGAAAATTCTACTAGTTGAAGATGAGCCGCGCTTGCTCGAGCTGCTTGCCGAGGCCTTGCGCGACGCGGGGCATGAGGTGAGGGCATGCGCCAGCGCTGAAACCGCGCTGCTCACGGTGCAGCAAGAAGGGCCATTTGCCTCCATGCTCATCGATTGGGTGCTTCCTGGGATAGACGGGCTAACCTTTTTGTCGATGCGGCGGCAGGGCGGCGACCATACGCCGGCGCTCATCATGACCGCGCGCGGTACGGTAGCCGAACGCGTCCAAGGCCTAACCCTTGGCGCCGATGACTATCTCGTCAAGCCCGTCGCCATCGAAGAATTGCTCGCGCGGATTGATGCGATCACGCGGCGCCACGCCCAACAAAGCGTAGGCGTCGCGACCATCACGACGCTGGGCGATCTGACAATTAAAGGCGAATCGCGCGCCTTGCGCGGGCCACGTGGCGAGCAGCTGCTCTCGTCGCGAGAGTTTGAACTGTTTACCGAGCTGGCGACCAAGCGGCATGAGGTAATTTCGCGGCAAGCGCTGCGCGATGCGGTGTGGGGCAAGTGGATTTCAGGATCGGCCAACGTGGTCGACGTTTATGTTGGATACGTGCGGGCCAAGATCGCATTGACGGGGAGCCGTCGCGTCGTGATTGAAACCGTACGTGGTAGCGGCTACTCCTTGCGCGTGCTCGACGAGGCGCTGTGA
- a CDS encoding transcription elongation factor GreAB, producing MKTTLQRELIDALTAQLHASKAAYQASVDGAFHDEAKPENDKDTRGIELSYLARGQAKRVEELETAIAKVSRMTLRDFADDDPISASAVVSVAFAGRVAAQRYFIAPAGGGLELTGGIVVVTPGSPLGRRLCGKARGDETVDETRDEEASEREAAQVGEIIAVV from the coding sequence ATGAAGACCACGTTGCAGCGCGAGCTCATCGACGCCTTGACGGCGCAGCTGCACGCCTCTAAGGCCGCCTATCAGGCCTCGGTCGACGGCGCTTTTCACGACGAGGCCAAGCCCGAGAACGACAAAGATACGCGAGGCATTGAGCTCTCGTACTTGGCGCGGGGGCAGGCCAAGCGCGTGGAAGAGCTAGAAACCGCGATTGCGAAGGTTTCGCGCATGACGTTGCGCGATTTTGCTGACGATGACCCAATTAGCGCGTCGGCCGTGGTGAGCGTGGCCTTTGCGGGCCGCGTCGCCGCACAGCGCTACTTTATTGCGCCCGCCGGGGGCGGTCTTGAGCTCACCGGCGGCATCGTCGTCGTTACCCCGGGCTCGCCGCTGGGGCGGCGCCTTTGTGGCAAAGCTCGCGGCGACGAAACCGTCGATGAGACCCGCGACGAAGAAGCTAGCGAACGCGAAGCCGCCCAGGTTGGCGAAATTATCGCCGTGGTCTAG
- the atpH gene encoding ATP synthase F1 subunit delta yields the protein MSSGSVARRYAKAIVDIGDAQQILTVLGSDLEKIAQLFASSTELAVSMSNPAFPRSDRRKILTALLERVQTHAITRNVMNLLLDKDRIGELAAIARELRALIQARSGKLTAEIISFAPLAADQLAAITASLEKLTGKRLDVTKREDASLLGGVVAKVGDVVYDGSLKTQLRTLRDQLA from the coding sequence ATGAGTTCCGGAAGCGTCGCGCGTCGTTATGCCAAGGCCATCGTCGATATCGGCGATGCGCAGCAGATTCTCACCGTGCTTGGCAGCGACCTCGAAAAGATCGCGCAGCTGTTTGCCAGCTCGACCGAGCTGGCGGTCAGCATGTCGAACCCCGCGTTTCCGCGCAGCGATCGCCGCAAAATCTTGACCGCGCTGCTCGAGCGCGTGCAGACCCACGCCATCACGCGCAACGTGATGAACCTTTTGCTCGACAAAGACCGCATCGGCGAGCTGGCCGCCATCGCCCGCGAGCTGCGCGCGCTGATCCAGGCGCGCTCGGGCAAGCTAACCGCGGAGATTATTTCGTTCGCGCCGCTCGCCGCCGATCAGCTTGCCGCGATCACGGCGAGCCTGGAGAAACTCACCGGCAAGCGTCTCGACGTCACCAAGCGCGAAGATGCCAGCCTGCTCGGCGGCGTCGTCGCCAAGGTCGGCGACGTCGTCTACGACGGCAGCCTCAAAACGCAATTGCGCACGCTGCGCGACCAGCTCGCGTAG
- a CDS encoding ATP synthase F0 subunit B: MRSIFVAALRTPAHRLGLAVGIVSLLIAGVAIADETAPAPAAAQVRVGGIDVTEPPVVINPNRKVGTEPNTPAHAVAADPHGEAAHHGHHDPSQNFNWVTGGLFGYKKLDAAGGPLGDGKMGEGDHAEPLTGGEKETPMSAPFIFALVNFAILLWILGAKAWPVVQKLAADRSDGIKSALDEARVLREAAQAKLAEYDAKLAASAADMDKLVADMKADAENEKRRILAAADEQAAAMKKDVEQRIAAEITRARTELQREVAVAAAAAAETMLRSAASAGDQTALVAQFQKDLDAKLGASSGRPS, translated from the coding sequence ATGCGATCGATTTTTGTCGCTGCGTTGCGCACCCCTGCGCATCGTCTTGGGCTTGCGGTTGGCATCGTTTCGCTGCTGATCGCAGGCGTTGCCATCGCGGATGAAACTGCGCCGGCGCCCGCAGCCGCGCAAGTGCGCGTCGGGGGCATCGATGTCACCGAGCCGCCCGTGGTGATCAATCCAAATCGCAAAGTCGGTACTGAACCAAACACGCCGGCACACGCCGTCGCCGCAGATCCTCATGGCGAGGCGGCACACCATGGCCACCATGACCCATCGCAGAATTTCAACTGGGTTACCGGCGGCCTCTTTGGCTACAAAAAACTCGACGCCGCGGGCGGCCCGCTCGGCGACGGCAAGATGGGTGAGGGCGACCACGCAGAGCCGCTCACCGGTGGCGAAAAAGAAACGCCGATGTCGGCGCCGTTTATTTTTGCGCTGGTCAACTTTGCGATCTTGCTGTGGATCCTCGGCGCCAAGGCGTGGCCGGTGGTGCAAAAGCTCGCCGCCGATCGCAGCGATGGCATCAAGAGCGCGCTCGATGAGGCGCGCGTGCTGCGTGAGGCCGCGCAGGCCAAGCTCGCCGAATACGACGCCAAGCTCGCGGCCTCGGCCGCCGACATGGACAAGCTCGTCGCCGACATGAAGGCCGATGCCGAAAACGAAAAACGCCGCATCCTCGCCGCCGCCGATGAACAGGCCGCCGCGATGAAGAAAGATGTCGAGCAGCGCATTGCCGCCGAGATCACGCGGGCGCGCACCGAGCTGCAGCGCGAGGTGGCGGTCGCCGCCGCCGCCGCCGCCGAAACCATGTTGCGCAGCGCCGCGTCGGCCGGTGATCAAACCGCGCTCGTGGCGCAATTTCAAAAAGACCTTGACGCCAAGCTTGGCGCCAGCAGCGGGAGGCCATCATGA
- a CDS encoding queuosine precursor transporter — MTHPPGRLDLRELVLLYITCIFITCLLLGNLIASKVAATTLGGYTFIISMGQLSFPLTFVITDLLNEYYGKLVARRVTLIGFVMTALAFGIISLATWIDWAPMAHAPDWKGVTPAAYDQVFASTPRFQIASMAAYLIAQFLDIGVFHALRRWTQEKHLWLRATGSTVVSQLVDTCVVIGIAFGATLPASQLTSMIVASYIVKVIVAVAMTPLLYALHSVIERRYHLAPYRHKEQDPVL, encoded by the coding sequence ATGACCCATCCCCCCGGTCGGCTCGATCTGCGCGAGCTGGTCTTGCTCTACATCACCTGTATTTTTATCACCTGCCTGTTGCTCGGCAACCTCATCGCGAGCAAGGTCGCGGCGACCACGCTTGGCGGCTACACGTTCATCATCTCGATGGGGCAGCTGTCATTTCCGCTGACGTTTGTGATCACGGATTTACTCAACGAGTATTACGGCAAGCTGGTGGCGCGGCGCGTGACCCTCATTGGCTTTGTCATGACCGCGCTGGCCTTTGGCATCATCAGCCTGGCGACGTGGATCGACTGGGCACCCATGGCGCATGCGCCGGATTGGAAGGGCGTCACGCCCGCGGCCTATGACCAAGTGTTTGCCAGCACGCCGCGCTTTCAGATCGCTTCCATGGCGGCGTACCTCATCGCGCAATTTCTCGATATCGGCGTGTTTCACGCCCTGCGCCGGTGGACGCAAGAAAAGCACCTGTGGCTCCGCGCGACCGGAAGCACCGTGGTGTCGCAGCTCGTCGATACCTGCGTCGTGATCGGCATCGCGTTTGGCGCGACCTTGCCGGCGTCGCAGCTCACCTCGATGATCGTGGCGAGTTATATCGTCAAGGTCATCGTCGCCGTCGCCATGACGCCGCTTTTATACGCGCTACACTCGGTGATCGAGCGGCGGTACCACCTTGCGCCGTATCGCCATAAAGAACAGGATCCGGTGTTGTGA
- a CDS encoding rhomboid family intramembrane serine protease — MSEFGSQPVAPTIKLRASFIDRVLARVGRAFGLFFLWMFLFLGMAIVRVAVVDASHKKMSDGVGNAFMLVSLALTIIFFLWARRRPFGVRKSELHLLDDHYAVGNGKHMFASSYDKLRKLEVRAFDGSAAGGALAGSWVIRLVAPGIGGVRVTAARPEAIAAIAHLWSRRPDLELNAPALMIAAIEREVLARHAAKQRLAAVGDSSDATGAAEIAPSNEAHDVPQAPHLDHEVFKRKPWVTGAIAAICVVLFALGKYWGDGLDSAALWRMGANSGEYVREHGQWWRLMASAFLHANLMHLVFNMAALLTFGPLLEKLLGAPRYVVLYVASALAGSLASAWLSSAGMSVGASGAIWGLMAAGVALTLWPRGLLPAEVLSTARQQAMIPLALNIMYSFKPGIDVHAHFGGGALGFALMAAGVLTRGIAPLWGTTVANVGSDVGGEAPGGAAHDFFGKLAIGLAVLSCASLGLAMQNGKPWALREEPGLTSVHIKEARLTVEIPVELLTAKVVEVKGEATITAFGNLGRFPLAVEVVAEPVGESYTADDVPLLLKVSRKQFEQGVPANMKLVGAVTDETIAGWPYLRARYTIGAEATVDAWLTFIGDQNLVVRVYAPTDLPEAWEAAKVQISKSLKPDVAPMVRPAEVVVDAAFWKACKTTVAFGEQVALDCSAVWLKYIPPAGDDVVLSSSEREANVAKMLLALDEDYEAKSPVPIVLAAPHSTATASPIVNRADATMTVQGIYATGSNGTQVICLDERPPGAAQPSCADLTAHLLVHGVPQGK, encoded by the coding sequence ATGTCGGAATTCGGCTCGCAGCCCGTCGCCCCAACTATCAAGCTGCGCGCCTCGTTCATCGACCGCGTATTGGCGCGGGTGGGGCGCGCGTTTGGGCTGTTCTTCCTATGGATGTTTCTATTTCTCGGCATGGCCATTGTTCGCGTCGCCGTTGTCGACGCAAGCCATAAAAAAATGTCTGACGGTGTGGGCAATGCATTCATGTTAGTTAGCCTGGCGCTGACAATTATTTTCTTTCTCTGGGCGCGGCGTCGCCCGTTTGGCGTGCGCAAATCGGAGTTGCACCTACTTGACGATCACTACGCCGTCGGCAACGGCAAGCACATGTTTGCCTCGTCGTACGACAAGCTGCGCAAGCTCGAGGTGCGCGCGTTTGACGGCAGCGCCGCGGGTGGTGCGCTCGCGGGTTCGTGGGTGATTCGGCTGGTGGCGCCTGGCATCGGTGGCGTGCGCGTGACCGCGGCGCGTCCCGAGGCGATTGCCGCGATCGCGCATTTGTGGTCGCGGCGGCCTGACCTTGAACTGAATGCACCGGCACTGATGATCGCAGCGATCGAGCGCGAAGTGCTAGCGAGGCACGCGGCCAAGCAACGCCTGGCGGCGGTAGGTGACAGTAGTGATGCCACCGGCGCGGCGGAGATCGCGCCAAGTAATGAAGCCCACGACGTCCCTCAGGCCCCACACCTGGACCATGAGGTCTTTAAGCGCAAGCCGTGGGTGACGGGCGCGATTGCCGCGATTTGCGTCGTGCTGTTTGCGCTTGGAAAATATTGGGGCGATGGCCTCGATTCGGCGGCGCTGTGGCGGATGGGCGCCAACAGCGGCGAATACGTGCGCGAGCATGGGCAGTGGTGGCGACTGATGGCATCGGCGTTTTTGCACGCGAATCTCATGCACCTAGTGTTCAACATGGCTGCCTTGCTGACGTTTGGGCCTTTGCTCGAAAAGCTGCTGGGGGCGCCTCGCTACGTGGTGTTGTATGTTGCGTCCGCGCTCGCCGGTTCGCTCGCCAGCGCGTGGCTGAGCAGCGCCGGCATGTCGGTGGGTGCGTCAGGAGCCATATGGGGGCTCATGGCCGCCGGCGTTGCGCTCACCTTGTGGCCACGTGGGCTCTTGCCGGCAGAGGTGCTTTCGACGGCGCGGCAGCAGGCGATGATTCCGCTCGCGCTAAACATAATGTATTCGTTCAAACCCGGCATCGACGTGCACGCCCACTTTGGCGGCGGCGCGCTTGGCTTTGCACTGATGGCAGCGGGCGTGTTGACGCGTGGGATTGCGCCGCTGTGGGGAACAACCGTCGCTAATGTTGGCAGCGATGTAGGGGGTGAGGCACCCGGTGGAGCGGCACACGATTTTTTTGGCAAGCTCGCCATTGGGCTAGCGGTACTGTCATGTGCGTCGCTTGGCCTCGCGATGCAGAACGGCAAGCCGTGGGCGCTGCGCGAAGAGCCTGGGCTAACTTCGGTCCACATCAAAGAGGCGCGGCTTACGGTAGAGATCCCTGTAGAGCTTTTGACGGCAAAGGTGGTCGAAGTTAAAGGCGAGGCGACGATCACGGCGTTTGGCAATTTGGGTCGGTTTCCGCTGGCGGTTGAGGTGGTGGCCGAGCCGGTGGGCGAGAGCTATACGGCCGACGACGTGCCGCTGCTGCTGAAGGTCTCACGTAAACAGTTTGAGCAAGGGGTGCCAGCAAACATGAAGCTTGTTGGCGCGGTGACCGACGAAACCATTGCCGGCTGGCCGTATCTGCGCGCGCGCTATACGATTGGTGCTGAGGCCACGGTCGACGCGTGGCTTACGTTTATTGGCGACCAAAACCTGGTGGTACGCGTCTACGCGCCGACGGATTTGCCGGAGGCATGGGAGGCCGCGAAGGTCCAGATCAGCAAGAGCCTAAAGCCGGATGTTGCGCCCATGGTGCGGCCGGCGGAAGTGGTAGTGGACGCGGCCTTTTGGAAGGCGTGTAAGACGACGGTAGCGTTCGGTGAGCAAGTAGCGCTCGACTGTAGTGCCGTGTGGCTAAAGTATATTCCGCCCGCTGGTGACGATGTCGTTTTGTCTTCGAGCGAGCGAGAGGCCAATGTTGCCAAGATGCTGCTCGCTCTTGACGAGGACTACGAAGCAAAATCGCCGGTGCCGATTGTGCTCGCGGCACCTCACAGCACTGCGACCGCATCGCCTATTGTCAATCGCGCAGACGCAACCATGACCGTTCAGGGCATCTATGCGACTGGATCAAATGGAACGCAAGTGATCTGTCTAGATGAGCGACCGCCTGGTGCAGCGCAGCCTTCGTGTGCAGATCTAACAGCTCATTTGCTTGTGCACGGCGTGCCACAAGGCAAATAG
- the recA gene encoding recombinase RecA has product MSAADKKSKVISEAIKVVQKQFGAGALMRLDSTEVVQVDVIPTGSVALDVALGVGGLPRGRIIEIYGPESSGKTTLTLHTIAEAQARGGVCAFIDAEHALDTGYARRLGVQLDDLLVSQPDCGEQALEIADTLVRTGAIDLIVIDSVAALTPKAEIEGDMGDTHMALQARLMSHALRKLTAVIAKTKTVVIFINQLRQKIGIVYGNPETTPGGNALKFYCSVRLDIRRKKPIKRGDEVIGSEVKVKVVKNKMAPPFREAEFEILFGTGVNRNAELIDTAEKLGIVEKSGTWYSYDGAKLAQGREKVLAHLEDHPELALRLRELLITQSRAPVAQA; this is encoded by the coding sequence ATGTCCGCAGCAGATAAGAAAAGCAAAGTCATCAGCGAGGCCATCAAGGTCGTACAAAAGCAATTTGGCGCCGGCGCGCTGATGCGTCTCGATAGCACCGAGGTGGTGCAGGTCGACGTAATTCCAACGGGGTCGGTCGCCTTAGATGTCGCGCTCGGCGTCGGCGGCCTACCTCGCGGGCGCATCATTGAAATTTATGGGCCTGAGTCTTCGGGCAAGACCACGCTGACGTTACATACCATTGCCGAGGCGCAAGCGCGCGGCGGCGTGTGCGCGTTTATCGACGCCGAGCATGCGCTCGATACCGGCTATGCGCGGCGGCTCGGCGTGCAGCTCGATGATTTATTGGTGTCGCAGCCGGACTGCGGCGAGCAGGCGCTCGAGATCGCCGACACGCTGGTGCGCACCGGCGCAATCGACTTGATCGTCATCGACTCGGTAGCGGCGTTAACGCCTAAGGCCGAAATCGAGGGCGACATGGGCGATACGCATATGGCCTTGCAAGCGCGGCTGATGAGCCATGCCTTGCGCAAGCTGACCGCGGTAATCGCCAAGACCAAGACCGTGGTAATTTTTATTAATCAGCTGCGGCAGAAAATCGGCATCGTCTACGGCAATCCGGAAACCACGCCAGGCGGCAATGCGCTCAAGTTTTATTGCTCGGTTCGCTTAGACATCCGGCGCAAGAAACCGATCAAGCGGGGCGACGAGGTGATTGGCTCGGAGGTCAAGGTAAAGGTCGTCAAGAACAAGATGGCGCCACCGTTTCGCGAAGCCGAGTTTGAAATTTTGTTTGGCACCGGCGTCAACCGCAACGCTGAGCTTATCGACACCGCGGAAAAGCTCGGCATCGTCGAAAAATCCGGCACGTGGTATTCGTACGACGGGGCCAAGCTCGCCCAAGGCCGCGAAAAGGTATTGGCGCACCTCGAAGATCACCCCGAGCTGGCGCTGCGCCTACGAGAGTTGCTCATCACCCAGTCGCGCGCCCCAGTGGCGCAGGCGTAG
- a CDS encoding trypsin-like serine protease, with protein MALLAAGSAGCLDQVGGERGAAGHGDSKNGGTATLAHPSVGRFGSLVSQCSGVLIAPTYVLSAAHCEAAAGIFVIEKEDGTRITRGATSLVANANYVPDIKSSENFQFDIMVVKLDEPIDDVELMPLADANPAPADLVEIIGYGDTAFGSLDSGIKRKKGVIVESVDEHLIHVVPSSEGMTDACHGDSGGAMLRLENDIIVQTGVISYVKKECDSTHAVSVSSWRPWIASAMELLAAHVEVE; from the coding sequence ATGGCACTGCTGGCCGCGGGCTCGGCTGGTTGTCTCGACCAGGTTGGCGGCGAACGCGGGGCTGCCGGTCATGGTGACAGCAAAAATGGCGGCACCGCTACGTTGGCACATCCCTCTGTAGGTCGCTTCGGCTCGCTGGTTTCCCAATGCTCTGGCGTGCTCATCGCTCCGACCTACGTACTGAGCGCGGCCCACTGCGAAGCTGCCGCAGGCATCTTCGTTATTGAAAAAGAAGATGGCACGCGCATCACGCGAGGCGCCACGAGCTTGGTTGCGAATGCGAACTATGTTCCAGATATTAAATCGTCTGAAAACTTTCAATTCGACATCATGGTAGTCAAGCTCGATGAACCCATTGACGACGTCGAGCTCATGCCCCTCGCCGATGCCAACCCTGCACCCGCCGATCTCGTCGAAATCATCGGCTATGGCGACACCGCGTTTGGCAGCCTCGATAGCGGCATCAAGCGCAAGAAGGGCGTCATCGTCGAGTCGGTAGACGAACACCTAATACATGTCGTGCCGTCATCCGAGGGCATGACTGACGCTTGCCACGGCGATTCAGGTGGCGCCATGCTGAGGCTAGAGAACGACATCATTGTTCAGACCGGTGTCATCTCCTACGTTAAAAAAGAATGTGACTCGACGCACGCGGTGTCGGTTTCAAGCTGGCGACCTTGGATCGCGAGCGCCATGGAATTGCTCGCGGCGCACGTTGAAGTTGAGTAA